The following are from one region of the Salvia hispanica cultivar TCC Black 2014 chromosome 1, UniMelb_Shisp_WGS_1.0, whole genome shotgun sequence genome:
- the LOC125201256 gene encoding aminodeoxychorismate synthase, chloroplastic isoform X2 encodes MGFALFSPSKEISFSSLESISQNKSSKHVFPKTFSRLGELNREERGDGVVKKGSVSSHLVRGHLEGSFVGKKQLKEPSMKLDFVRTLLIDNYDSYTYNIYQELSVINGLPPVVIRNDEWSWEEVCHYLYEEKLFDNIVISPGPGSPTCAADIGICLKLLLECTDIPILGVCLGHQALGYVHGARIIHAPEPIHGRLSDVEHDACELFNGIPSGRNSGFKVVRYHSLVIDPSSLPKDLIPIAWTSSHETIPFLDGFEGQGDLNTFAKSLSTKFDNGLHRHPAKSQELRTRDILMGIMHCSRPHYGLQFHPESVATYHGRQIFKNFAEITKDHWSRLQSSSDSMRDFYRSARMQVSAVNQLFQEVARSKPLMNGFDNLKHAGLCNLMKSPPNSRFAKYLKLKWRKLECSANQVGGSGSIFSELFGSHRAENTFWLDSSSTEMNRARFSFMGGKGGPLWKQVTFRLSNKCNTTSGHGGYLSVGDYNGSVTNTYLQKGFFDFLNQELESICYDAADFDGLPFDFYGGYIGYIGYNLKVECGASLNSHESSTPDACLFFADNLVVIDHHYDDVYVMSLHDDDTGMTSWMDEVEQKLLDMKPHGPRKPLSVASADVSPTQGFSAEKSRQQYIADVEECQKFIRDGESYELCLTTQMRRSVGELHSLALYLEMREKNPAPYAAWLSFPRENLCICCSSPERFLRLDRDGVVEAKPIKGTVARGASPEADELLKQRLQYSEKDQAENLMIVDLLRNDLGRVCEPGSVHVPHLMEVESYTTVHTMVSTIRGQKRPDASAVDCVRAAFPGGSMTGAPKLRSMEILDSLETSSRGVYSGCIGYFSYNQTFDLNIVIRSVVIHEGEASIGAGGAITALSNPADEYEEMVLKTRAPTKAVLEYQSSILSIDDET; translated from the exons ATGGGGTTTGCTTTGTTTTCGCCTTCGAAGGAGATTTCATTTTCTAGCTTAGAGAGCATTTCTCAGAACAAGAGCTCGAAACATGTTTTTCCCAAGACATTCAGTAGACTTGGTGAGCTGAATAGAGAGGAAAGAGGTGATGGGGTTGTGAAGAAGGGGTCCGTGTCGAGCCATTTGGTGAGGGGGCACTTGGAAGGGTCGTTTGTCGGCAAGAAGCAGCTCAAAGAGCCATCGATGAAGCTGGATTTTGTGCGGACGTTGCTGATTGATAATTACGATAGCTACACGTATAATATTTATCAGGAGCTATCTGTCATCAATGGAT TGCCTCCGGTGGTCATCCGTAATGATGAATGGTCGTGGGAAGAAGTTTGCCATTACCTGTACGAGGAAAAGCTATTTGACAACATCGTGATATCTCCTGGTCCAGGTTCTCCAACCTGTGCAGCCGATATAG GAATATGCCTCAAGCTGCTGCTTGAATGCACAGACATCCCAATTCTAGGTGTTTGCCTCGGCCATCAG GCTTTAGGTTACGTGCATGGTGCTCGGATCATCCATGCTCCCGAGCCTATTCATGGACGACTAAG TGACGTTGAGCATGATGCTTGCGAATTGTTCAATGGGATTCCTTCTGGACGAAATTCAGGATTTAAG GTGGTGCGATACCATTCTCTTGTGATAGACCCGAGCTCACTTCCCAAAGATCTCATACCTATAGCCTGGACATCATCTCATGAAACAATTCCATTTCTTGATGGTTTTGAGGGTCAAGGTGACCTGAACACTTTTGCTAAATCTTTATCTACAAAGTTCGACAATGGTTTGCATCGGCATCCTGCCAAATCACAGGAGTTGCGGACTAGAGATATTCTTATGGGTATTATGCACTGTAGTCGACCTCATTACGGCCTTCAG TTTCATCCAGAGAGCGTTGCTACATACCATGGAAGGCAAATATTCAAGAATTTTGCGGAGATCACGAAAGACCATTGGTCCCGATTGCAATCATCCTCAGATAGCATGAGGGACTTTTATCGTTCTG CGCGTATGCAGGTTTCTGCCGTAAATCAACTATTCCAAGAAGTTGCGAGAAGCAAGCCTTTAATGAATGGATTTGATAACCTGAAGCATGCCGGCCTCTGCAACTTAATGAAGTCACCACCAAACTCGAGATttgcaaaatatttgaaattgaaatggaGAAAACTCGAGTGTTCTGCCAACCAAGTTGGTGGTTCAGGAAGCATATTCTCCGAGCTGTTTGGAAGCCATCGTGCAGAAAACACGTTTTGGCTGGATAGTTCCTCGACTGAGATG AACAGAGCTCGCTTTTCGTTTATGGGAGGCAAAGGTGGACCACTGTGGAAACAAGTGACGTTTAGGCTTTCGAATAAGTG TAACACGACATCTGGTCACGGAggctatctttcagttggAGATTACAATGGATCTGTTACAAACACTTATTTGCAGAAGGGATTTTTCGACTTTTTGAATCAG GAGCTCGAATCAATTTGCTATGATGCAGCCGATTTCGATGGACTTCCTTTCGATTTCTATGGTGGCTATATTGGTTACATCGG GTACAATCTTAAAGTCGAATGCGGTGCGTCTCTGAATAGCCACGAGTCAAGCACCCCCGATGCCTGCCTTTTCTTCGCAGACAACCTTGTCGTGATAGATCATCACTATGATGATGTTTATGTCATGTCCTTGCACGATGATGACACGGGCATGACTTCATGGATGGATGAGGTCGAGCAGAAGTTGCTCGACATGAAACCCCATGGCCCGAGAAAGCCCCTCTCTGTTGCATCTGCAGATGTCTCCCCAACACAAGGATTCTCCGCTGAGAAATCGAGGCAGCAGTACATCGCAGACGTCGAGGAATGCCAGAAGTTCATCAGAGACGGCGAGAGCTACGAGCTGTGTCTCACTACGCAGATGAGGAGGAGTGTTGGCGAGCTGCATTCCCTCGCGCTTTATCTGGAGATGCGCGAGAAAAATCCGGCTCCCTACGCGGCGTGGCTCAGCTTCCCCAGAGAAAACCTGTGCATCTGCTGTTCATCGCCCGAGAGGTTCCTGCGTTTGGATAGGGACGGCGTGGTGGAGGCGAAGCCGATCAAGGGAACCGTAGCTCGCGGAGCCTCTCCGGAAGCGGACGAGCTGCTCAAGCAACGGCTGCAGTACAG CGAGAAGGACCAGGCCGAAAACCTGATGATTGTGGATCTTCTGAGGAACGATTTGGGGCGCGTGTGTGAGCCTGGCTCCGTGCACGTGCCTCATCTCATGGAGGTCGAGTCCTACACAACTGTCCACACGATGGTGAGCACGATACGAGGGCAGAAACGGCCGGACGCCAGCGCGGTCGACTGCGTCCGTGCTGCGTTCCCAGGGGGCTCGATGACAGGTGCACCGAAGCTGAGATCGATGGAGATTCTCGACTCCTTGGAAACCAGCTCCCGGGGCGTTTACTCCGGGTGCATAGGATACTTCTCTTACAACCAGACGTTCGACCTCAACATTGTCATCAGAAGCGTCGTCATCCACGAAGGCGAGGCCTCCATAGGAGCCGGAGGTGCCATCACGGCTCTGTCGAATCCGGCCGACGAGTACGAGGAAATGGTGCTAAAAACCAGAGCACCAACCAAAGCTGTTTTAGAGTATCAGAGCAGCATTCTCTCCATAGATGATGAGACATAA
- the LOC125201256 gene encoding aminodeoxychorismate synthase, chloroplastic isoform X1 encodes MGFALFSPSKEISFSSLESISQNKSSKHVFPKTFSRLGELNREERGDGVVKKGSVSSHLVRGHLEGSFVGKKQLKEPSMKLDFVRTLLIDNYDSYTYNIYQELSVINGLPPVVIRNDEWSWEEVCHYLYEEKLFDNIVISPGPGSPTCAADIGICLKLLLECTDIPILGVCLGHQALGYVHGARIIHAPEPIHGRLSDVEHDACELFNGIPSGRNSGFKVVRYHSLVIDPSSLPKDLIPIAWTSSHETIPFLDGFEGQGDLNTFAKSLSTKFDNGLHRHPAKSQELRTRDILMGIMHCSRPHYGLQFHPESVATYHGRQIFKNFAEITKDHWSRLQSSSDSMRDFYRSARMQVSAVNQLFQEVARSKPLMNGFDNLKHAGLCNLMKSPPNSRFAKYLKLKWRKLECSANQVGGSGSIFSELFGSHRAENTFWLDSSSTEMNRARFSFMGGKGGPLWKQVTFRLSNKCCSNTTSGHGGYLSVGDYNGSVTNTYLQKGFFDFLNQELESICYDAADFDGLPFDFYGGYIGYIGYNLKVECGASLNSHESSTPDACLFFADNLVVIDHHYDDVYVMSLHDDDTGMTSWMDEVEQKLLDMKPHGPRKPLSVASADVSPTQGFSAEKSRQQYIADVEECQKFIRDGESYELCLTTQMRRSVGELHSLALYLEMREKNPAPYAAWLSFPRENLCICCSSPERFLRLDRDGVVEAKPIKGTVARGASPEADELLKQRLQYSEKDQAENLMIVDLLRNDLGRVCEPGSVHVPHLMEVESYTTVHTMVSTIRGQKRPDASAVDCVRAAFPGGSMTGAPKLRSMEILDSLETSSRGVYSGCIGYFSYNQTFDLNIVIRSVVIHEGEASIGAGGAITALSNPADEYEEMVLKTRAPTKAVLEYQSSILSIDDET; translated from the exons ATGGGGTTTGCTTTGTTTTCGCCTTCGAAGGAGATTTCATTTTCTAGCTTAGAGAGCATTTCTCAGAACAAGAGCTCGAAACATGTTTTTCCCAAGACATTCAGTAGACTTGGTGAGCTGAATAGAGAGGAAAGAGGTGATGGGGTTGTGAAGAAGGGGTCCGTGTCGAGCCATTTGGTGAGGGGGCACTTGGAAGGGTCGTTTGTCGGCAAGAAGCAGCTCAAAGAGCCATCGATGAAGCTGGATTTTGTGCGGACGTTGCTGATTGATAATTACGATAGCTACACGTATAATATTTATCAGGAGCTATCTGTCATCAATGGAT TGCCTCCGGTGGTCATCCGTAATGATGAATGGTCGTGGGAAGAAGTTTGCCATTACCTGTACGAGGAAAAGCTATTTGACAACATCGTGATATCTCCTGGTCCAGGTTCTCCAACCTGTGCAGCCGATATAG GAATATGCCTCAAGCTGCTGCTTGAATGCACAGACATCCCAATTCTAGGTGTTTGCCTCGGCCATCAG GCTTTAGGTTACGTGCATGGTGCTCGGATCATCCATGCTCCCGAGCCTATTCATGGACGACTAAG TGACGTTGAGCATGATGCTTGCGAATTGTTCAATGGGATTCCTTCTGGACGAAATTCAGGATTTAAG GTGGTGCGATACCATTCTCTTGTGATAGACCCGAGCTCACTTCCCAAAGATCTCATACCTATAGCCTGGACATCATCTCATGAAACAATTCCATTTCTTGATGGTTTTGAGGGTCAAGGTGACCTGAACACTTTTGCTAAATCTTTATCTACAAAGTTCGACAATGGTTTGCATCGGCATCCTGCCAAATCACAGGAGTTGCGGACTAGAGATATTCTTATGGGTATTATGCACTGTAGTCGACCTCATTACGGCCTTCAG TTTCATCCAGAGAGCGTTGCTACATACCATGGAAGGCAAATATTCAAGAATTTTGCGGAGATCACGAAAGACCATTGGTCCCGATTGCAATCATCCTCAGATAGCATGAGGGACTTTTATCGTTCTG CGCGTATGCAGGTTTCTGCCGTAAATCAACTATTCCAAGAAGTTGCGAGAAGCAAGCCTTTAATGAATGGATTTGATAACCTGAAGCATGCCGGCCTCTGCAACTTAATGAAGTCACCACCAAACTCGAGATttgcaaaatatttgaaattgaaatggaGAAAACTCGAGTGTTCTGCCAACCAAGTTGGTGGTTCAGGAAGCATATTCTCCGAGCTGTTTGGAAGCCATCGTGCAGAAAACACGTTTTGGCTGGATAGTTCCTCGACTGAGATG AACAGAGCTCGCTTTTCGTTTATGGGAGGCAAAGGTGGACCACTGTGGAAACAAGTGACGTTTAGGCTTTCGAATAAGTG TTGCAGTAACACGACATCTGGTCACGGAggctatctttcagttggAGATTACAATGGATCTGTTACAAACACTTATTTGCAGAAGGGATTTTTCGACTTTTTGAATCAG GAGCTCGAATCAATTTGCTATGATGCAGCCGATTTCGATGGACTTCCTTTCGATTTCTATGGTGGCTATATTGGTTACATCGG GTACAATCTTAAAGTCGAATGCGGTGCGTCTCTGAATAGCCACGAGTCAAGCACCCCCGATGCCTGCCTTTTCTTCGCAGACAACCTTGTCGTGATAGATCATCACTATGATGATGTTTATGTCATGTCCTTGCACGATGATGACACGGGCATGACTTCATGGATGGATGAGGTCGAGCAGAAGTTGCTCGACATGAAACCCCATGGCCCGAGAAAGCCCCTCTCTGTTGCATCTGCAGATGTCTCCCCAACACAAGGATTCTCCGCTGAGAAATCGAGGCAGCAGTACATCGCAGACGTCGAGGAATGCCAGAAGTTCATCAGAGACGGCGAGAGCTACGAGCTGTGTCTCACTACGCAGATGAGGAGGAGTGTTGGCGAGCTGCATTCCCTCGCGCTTTATCTGGAGATGCGCGAGAAAAATCCGGCTCCCTACGCGGCGTGGCTCAGCTTCCCCAGAGAAAACCTGTGCATCTGCTGTTCATCGCCCGAGAGGTTCCTGCGTTTGGATAGGGACGGCGTGGTGGAGGCGAAGCCGATCAAGGGAACCGTAGCTCGCGGAGCCTCTCCGGAAGCGGACGAGCTGCTCAAGCAACGGCTGCAGTACAG CGAGAAGGACCAGGCCGAAAACCTGATGATTGTGGATCTTCTGAGGAACGATTTGGGGCGCGTGTGTGAGCCTGGCTCCGTGCACGTGCCTCATCTCATGGAGGTCGAGTCCTACACAACTGTCCACACGATGGTGAGCACGATACGAGGGCAGAAACGGCCGGACGCCAGCGCGGTCGACTGCGTCCGTGCTGCGTTCCCAGGGGGCTCGATGACAGGTGCACCGAAGCTGAGATCGATGGAGATTCTCGACTCCTTGGAAACCAGCTCCCGGGGCGTTTACTCCGGGTGCATAGGATACTTCTCTTACAACCAGACGTTCGACCTCAACATTGTCATCAGAAGCGTCGTCATCCACGAAGGCGAGGCCTCCATAGGAGCCGGAGGTGCCATCACGGCTCTGTCGAATCCGGCCGACGAGTACGAGGAAATGGTGCTAAAAACCAGAGCACCAACCAAAGCTGTTTTAGAGTATCAGAGCAGCATTCTCTCCATAGATGATGAGACATAA
- the LOC125202441 gene encoding chorismate synthase 1, chloroplastic, translated as MASSLTKHFLGAQSSSDGLARLGSLQSQPLPPSRSLQLPARRSSVKRLEIQAAGSTYGTYFRVTTFGESHGGGVGCVIDGCPPRLPLSEADMQVDLDRRRPGQSRITTPRKETDQCKIASGTADGFTTGSPIKVEVPNTDQRGNDYTEMSQAYRPSHADATYDFKYGVRSVQGGGRSSARETIGRVAAGAVAKKILKLYAGTEIIAYVSQVHKVILPEGLVDHDTVSLDQVESNIVRCPDPEYAEKMIAAIDAVRVRGDSIGGVVTCIVRNVPRGLGSPVFDKLEAELAKACLSLPATKGFEFGSGFAGTFMTGSEHNDEFYMDKDGRIRTKTNRSGGIQGGISNGEIINMRVCFKPTATISRKQNTVTRDKHETELIARGRHDPCVVPRAVPMVEAAVAMVLVDQLMAQYAQCNLFPINPALQEPLKQPHDAQAKLNL; from the exons ATGGCGTCGAGCCTCACCAAACACTTCCTCGGAGCTCAATCGTCTTCCGATGGACTCGCTCGCCTTGGATCTCTCCAGTCGCAGCCGTTGCCGCCGTCGCGCAGCCTCCAGCTGCCTGCGCGCCGATCCAGCGTCAAACGCCTCG AGATACAGGCTGCGGGAAGTACATACGGAACCTATTTCCGGGTTACAACATTTGGCGAATCTCATGGAGGAGGTGTAGGCTGTGTAATTGATGGATGCCCTCCTAGACTTCCCCTCTCAGAAGCTGATATGCAAGTAGATCTTGACAGAAG GAGGCCAGGCCAGAGTAGAATAACCACCCCAAGAAAGGAGACCGACCAATGCAAAATTGCTTCAGGGACTGCTGATG GATTCACAACAGGATCTCCAATTAAGGTAGAAGTGCCCAATACTGATCAAAGAGGAAAT GACTACACTGAAATGTCACAAGCCTATAGGCCATCTCACGCGGATGCAACTTATGATTTCAAATATGGTGTTAGATCAGTTCAG GGTGGTGGCAGATCTTCTGCAAGAGAAACAATAGGAAGAGTTGCTGCCGGAGCTGTCGCCAAGAAAATTCTAAAGCTATATGCAGGGACTGAA ATTATTGCTTATGTTTCACAAGTGCACAAGGTTATCCTTCCTGAAGGTCTGGTTGATCATGATACTGTATCCCTTGATCAG GTAGAGAGCAACATTGTAAGGTGTCCAGATCCCGAATATGCGGAAAAGATGATTGCTGCTATTGATGCTGTCAGGGTGAGAGGTGATTCTATTGGGGGCGTTGTCACTTGCATTGTTCGGAATGTTCCAAGG GGGCTTGGTTCTCCAGTCTTTGATAAGCTTGAGGCGGAGTTGGCTAAAGCCTGTTTGTCATTACCTGCAACAAAGGGATTTGAGTTCGGCAGTGGATTCGCAG GTACATTCATGACCGGTAGTGAGCATAATGATGAATTTTACATGGATAAGGATGGTCGAATTAGGACAAAAACGAACCGATCTGGTGGGATTCag GGTGGAATATCAAATGGAGAAATCATCAACATGAGAGTCTGCTTCAAGCCAACAGCGACAATCTCC AGGAAGCAAAATACTGTAACTAGAGACAAACACGAGACAGAGCTCATAGCACGAGGTCGTCATGACCCTTGTGTTGTTCCAAGAG CCGTTCCAATGGTGGAAGCAGCCGTAGCCATGGTGCTCGTTGATCAACTAATGGCACAGTATGCACAGTGTAATCTGTTCCCAATAAACCCAGCATTACAGGAACCCCTCAAACAGCCCCATGACGCTCAGGCAAAGCTTAACCTATAA
- the LOC125189660 gene encoding uncharacterized protein LOC125189660 → MEASSSRVDDGATMKKSVEEQLYFAAKVEDLPHFDALYHQHPFVVEQTVYSGSRNLLHIATAEGKARIVGLLVKKCPQLAERARRQTVDAASHAAAKGHVGIAGMLLSVAPKMCWRLDDHDMNPVHVAAANGHVDVLRLLIEHDLSSGMELLEGRRSVLSLIVKRRKLAALTFLVETYPDLVLEQDVDGETILSFAIKYKYPEIIAYLSRHKAFRHITRHITTMIRNTTVTSSVVMGLVAQMAYAASLRPPGGYWQDTTSSHKAGKVVVTSTHSGLYKLFVRSNNTTYVSALLVIFLINIIPPQTSIIYTLAVLLETIVALGGVSLGNCHDHHESSANTSCSSSHYNCRCCDRGHLAVGYFHGCFEECVHEIEAAESAE, encoded by the exons ATGGAGGCTTCCAGTTCCAGAGTAGATGATGGTGCAACGATGAAGAAGTCAGTAGAAGAGCAACTCTATTTTGCTGCAAAGGTGGAAGATCTGCCACACTTCGACGCACTGTATCATCAACATCCTTTTGTTGTTGAACAAACGGTGTATTCTGGATCACGAAACTTGTTGCACATTGCAACAGCGGAGGGAAAAGCACGGATCGTGGGTCTGTTGGTGAAGAAATGCCCACAACTAGCTGAAAGAGCTCGACGACAAACGGTCGACGCCGCTTCACATGCGGCAGCCAAAGGGCACGTTGGGATTGCGGGAATGCTGTTGTCTGTGGCCCCCAAGATGTGTTGGCGGCTCGACGACCACGACATGAACCCGGTTCATGTCGCAGCCGCCAACGGCCATGTAGACGTCCTCCGGCTTTTGATAGAGCATGACCTGTCTTCCGGAATGGAGCTGTTGGAGGGTCGCCGAAGTGTGTTGTCGTTGATTGTGAAGCGTCGGAAGTTAGCAGCGTTGACATTTCTCGTGGAAACGTATCCGGATCTTGTTCTTGAGCAGGATGTCGATGGTGAGACCATCTTGAGCTTTGCGATCAAGTACAAGTATCCTGAG ATCATAGCATATCTGTCAAGACATAAAGCATTCAGGCACATCACTAGGCACATCACTACCATGATCCGAAATACAACCGTAACGTCCTCGGTAGTGATGGGTCTGGTAGCCCAGATGGCATATGCGGCGAGCCTCAGGCCCCCGGGCGGCTATTGGCAAGACACCACGTCATCACACAAAGCCGGCAAAGTAGTGGTGACATCCACTCATAGCGGACTCTACAAGTTGTTCGTGCGTTCTAACAACACGACCTACGTTTCGGCTCTCCTGGTGATCTTTCTCATCAACATCATTCCGCCGCAGACATCAATCATCTACACACTCGCCGTATTGCTTGAGACGATTGTGGCATTAGGAGGTGTTTCGCTTGGCAACTGCCACGATCATCACGAATCCAGTGCAAATACATCTTGTTCGTCAAGTCATTACAACTGTAGGTGCTGCGATCGCGGGCATCTTGCTGTTGGTTATTTCCATGGCTGTTTTGAAGAATGCGTACACGAAATAGAAGCAGCAGAATCTGCAGAATGA
- the LOC125202442 gene encoding chloride conductance regulatory protein ICln-like isoform X1 — MASGIRSVTERSGEGVGKPILNADNGEELMLVQHDVSIVLGSSRRAPESPGTLYITSRQVVWLSDSDMAKGYAVDFLSVSLHAVSTDPEAYPSPCIYAQIENGTEDDESEDSDSESDDTLNLSKITEMRLVPSDPKQLDTLFAMFCECAELNPDPTEEVDGEYDWITSADQLEDDDSEGDADPNPAHPIGAKENLGLAHSIVQLQINDQRFEDADEMEQDGKNGDN; from the exons ATGGCCTCCGGCATTCGATCGGTGACTGAAAGAAGCGGCGAAGGCGTCGGAAAACCGATCCTCAACGCCGACAACGGCGAGGAGCTGATGCTCGTCCAGCACGATGTCTCCATCGTCCTCGGCAGCAGCCGCCGCGCGCCGGAATCCCCCGGCACTCTCTACATCACCTCCAG GCAAGTAGTGTGGCTGAGTGACTCGGATATGGCGAAAGGATATGCTGTGGACTTCCTTTCTGTGTCGCTTCACGCTGTTTCTACAGATCCTGAGGCTTATCCTTCCCCTTGCATCTATGCTCAG attGAGAATGGTACTGAGGATGATGAATCTGAAGATTCAGATTCCGAGAGTGATGATACGTTGAACTTATCGAAGATAACTGAGATGAGACTTGTGCCGTCAGATCCTAAACAAT TGGATACACTATTTGCTATGTTCTGTGAATGTGCTGAGCTAAATCCTGATCCGACTGAAG AAGTAGACGGTGAATACGATTGGATTACCAGTGCTGATCAACTTG AGGATGACGACTCTGAAGGGGATGCCGACCCAAATCCAGCTCATCCAATTGGTGCCAAAGAAAATCTCGGCCTGGCTCATTCCATAGTGCAG CTTCAGATAAACGACCAACGATTCGAGGATGCTGATGAAATGGAGCAGGATGGTAAAAATGGTGATAACTAA
- the LOC125202442 gene encoding chloride conductance regulatory protein ICln-like isoform X2: protein MASGIRSVTERSGEGVGKPILNADNGEELMLVQHDVSIVLGSSRRAPESPGTLYITSRQVVWLSDSDMAKGYAVDFLSVSLHAVSTDPEAYPSPCIYAQIENGTEDDESEDSDSESDDTLNLSKITEMRLVPSDPKQLDTLFAMFCECAELNPDPTEDGEYDWITSADQLEDDDSEGDADPNPAHPIGAKENLGLAHSIVQLQINDQRFEDADEMEQDGKNGDN, encoded by the exons ATGGCCTCCGGCATTCGATCGGTGACTGAAAGAAGCGGCGAAGGCGTCGGAAAACCGATCCTCAACGCCGACAACGGCGAGGAGCTGATGCTCGTCCAGCACGATGTCTCCATCGTCCTCGGCAGCAGCCGCCGCGCGCCGGAATCCCCCGGCACTCTCTACATCACCTCCAG GCAAGTAGTGTGGCTGAGTGACTCGGATATGGCGAAAGGATATGCTGTGGACTTCCTTTCTGTGTCGCTTCACGCTGTTTCTACAGATCCTGAGGCTTATCCTTCCCCTTGCATCTATGCTCAG attGAGAATGGTACTGAGGATGATGAATCTGAAGATTCAGATTCCGAGAGTGATGATACGTTGAACTTATCGAAGATAACTGAGATGAGACTTGTGCCGTCAGATCCTAAACAAT TGGATACACTATTTGCTATGTTCTGTGAATGTGCTGAGCTAAATCCTGATCCGACTGAAG ACGGTGAATACGATTGGATTACCAGTGCTGATCAACTTG AGGATGACGACTCTGAAGGGGATGCCGACCCAAATCCAGCTCATCCAATTGGTGCCAAAGAAAATCTCGGCCTGGCTCATTCCATAGTGCAG CTTCAGATAAACGACCAACGATTCGAGGATGCTGATGAAATGGAGCAGGATGGTAAAAATGGTGATAACTAA
- the LOC125202440 gene encoding patatin-like protein 6 codes for MACVADRADSIDTDKLSYEIFSILESKFLFGYDDPKLWLPKPIPEPKNGVGEAEIHAIKNQRGKIRILSVDGGGGGGMRGVILGKALSYLEAALRSKSGDPNARIADYFDVAAGTGVGGIFTAMLFAASDQSHSRPIFRADDTWRFLAAEGSKFRRPRRRKIGLLKRVFGRSASAGASSAGLERAMKEAFKDRKTGRSLTLKNTIKPVLIPCYDLASTAPFLFSRAAALESDSFDFNLWEVCLATSAEPGLFNPVRMESVDRKTRCVGVDGGLTMSNPTAAAITHVLHNKQEFPFVRGVEDILVLSLGAGGQLTESAFDYEQVRKWTAEDWARPLARISGEGSAELVDHAVAMAFGQCRSSNYVRIQANGSSFGRCGPHIDSDPSPSNIGLLTGIADETLKQKNVESVLFGGKRLGEQSNSEKLDWFAEQLVLEHQRRSCRIAPTVVLKQPISRPS; via the exons ATGGCGTGTGTAGCCGATCGTGCTGATAGCATCGATACAGATAAATTGAGCTACgaaattttctcaattttggaGAGCAAATTCCTGTTTGGCTACGACGATCCAAAGCTCTGGCTGCCGAAGCCGATTCCGGAGCCTAAAAACGGCGTCGGCGAGGCGGAAATCCACGCGATTAAGAATCAGAGGGGGAAAATACGCATTCTGAGCgtcgacggcggcggcggtggcggaaTGCGAGGCGTCATTCTCGGCAAGGCGCTGTCGTATTTGGAGGCGGCGCTGAGGAGCAAATCCGGCGATCCGAACGCTAGAATCGCCGATTACTTCGACGTCGCCGCCGGCACCGGCGTGGGCGGGATATTCACGGCGATGCTCTTCGCCGCGAGCGATCAGAGCCACAGCCGCCCGATTTTCCGCGCCGACGACACGTGGAGGTTCCTCGCCGCCGAGGGGAGCAAATTCCGCCGCCCGCGGCGACGGAAAATCGGTCTATTGAAGCGAGTTTTCGGCCGGAGCGCCTCCGCCGGCGCGTCCAGCGCCGGCCTGGAGAGAGCGATGAAGGAGGCGTTCAAGGATCGGAAAACCGGACGGAGTTTGACGCTGAAAAACACGATAAAACCGGTTTTAATCCCTTGCTACGATTTGGCCAGTACGGCGCCGTTTCTGTTCTCGAGAGCTGCCGCTTTGGAGTCGGATAGCTTCGATTTTAATCTGTGGGAGGTGTGCCTCGCCACGTCAGCTGAACCGGGTTTATTCAACCCGGTTCGCATGGAATCGGTGGACCGGAAGACGCGGTGCGTTGGCGTCGACGGTGGACTGACGATGAGCAATccgacggcggcggcgattACGCACGTGCTGCATAACAAGCAGGAGTTTCCGTTCGTGCGAGGGGTGGAGGACATTTTGGTACTTTCACTCGGTGCGGGAGGGCAGCTGACGGAGAGCGCCTTCGATTACGAGCAGGTTCGGAAATGGACGGCGGAGGATTGGGCTCGGCCGTTGGCTCGGATTTCCGGCGAGGGGTCGGCGGAGCTCGTCGACCACGCGGTGGCGATGGCCTTCGGCCAGTGCCGGAGCAGTAATTATGTGCGAATTCAG GCCAACGGATCGAGTTTCGGTAGGTGTGGGCCCCACATTGACTCAGACCCGAGTCCGAGCAACATAGGCCTACTGACTGGAATAGCGGATGAAACTCTGAAACAGAAGAACGTCGAGTCCGTCCTATTTGGAGGCAAGAGGCTCGGAGAGCAGAGCAACTCAGAGAAGCTCGACTGGTTCGCCGAGCAGCTGGTCTTGGAGCACCAGCGGAGGAGCTGCCGGATAGCCCCAACAGTCGTGCTGAAGCAGCCCATCTCGAGACCATCTTGA